TCCGATCACACAGCTCCATATATACATACAGTCACCGGAGCCGTACCTCTTGATTCTATGGGTTTAAGCTTGATTCATGAGCATATGCTGGTGGATTTTATCGGAGCAGATGCTGTTTCCCCGCATCGGTATAATCAGGAGGAAGTGATTGCTAAAGTTTTGCCTTATCTACTTGAGGTCAAAGCGTTTGGTGTTAAAACAATTTTTGATTGTACACCATCCTATTTGGCAAAAGATCCGGAATTATTGAAAATTCTGAGTGAAAAGTCCGGGATTCAAATTCTGACTAATACAGGTTTCTATGGTGCAGTCGCCGGTAAGTACCTGCCTGATTTTGTGTTTGAAGAGACAGCAGTTCAACTGGCTGATCGCTGGATAGCTGAATATGAAAATGGAATAGGCGAAACGGGTATTAAGCCAGCTTTTATCAAAATCTCTGTCAATGAAGAAATACCACTGAGAGAAGTGGATGCGAAGCTGGTAAAAGCAGCTGGTCTGACGCATCAAAAAACTGCTATGCAAATCGCTTCCCATACCGGAACCTGGGCTACGGCGGAGCAAGAAGTAGAAATTCTAATGCAAATCGGAGTGGATCCTTCTGCATTTGTGTGGGTACATGCTCAGGCCGAGCAGGATTTTCAAAATTATCTGCAAGCCGCCAGGCTTGGCGTTTGGATCAGTCTAGATGGAATTGGATGGAGTTTGGATGAATATGTAGAGCGCCTACTTTTCGCGAAGGAAAATGGGTTTTTGGGAAATGTGCTGATCTCACATGATGCCGGGTGGTATGATCCATCCAAGCCTGGCGGGGGAGACTTCGTTCCTTTCACCAATATTTTCGAAAAGCTGATGCCGGCGCTAAATGAAAAAGGTTTTGAGCAAACGGATTGGGAGATGTTATTGGAAGAGAATCCCAAGCAGGCTTTTGGAAATTAATAATTGGCAATATGGATATACGGAGTGGTGCCAGTCACCAAAATCTTTTTGCTTACCTGGTCAGAAGACCGCGAAGAATCGCGCAGTAGCGGGATAGGCCGAAATGACCACAATTTTTAAGTTTAACGTACCTTTATTGCTTTGGTCTCTTTACCGGCTGGAAAGCGGGAATCCATAATTGCCAAATTTCAAGAGTCAATTTCCAAGTTCAACTTGAGATTACTTTAATTTGAACCCCATTCTGTACGTTGCCATTAAGTACCACGGCCAATAACCTCCGAACGAAGACATGCTCACTAATGCCGAGTTTCTTCTATTTTCATTTTTGCTTTTCCAGTCAAATACGACCTGTTGTGTATAACCTAACCTGGCAAACCGCTCTATGCTATACAAATATTCATAATATGTCCCAAGCTCATCTTGCCTTAAGTAAGCTCCATCGGTACTGTTTTCACTTCCGATTTGAAAAGAAGGTCCAAAGGCCAAAGAGATTCTAAAATCCTTTTTAGTTTTCAGTACATCGTATTTCAATGTGGCACTGGTGAAAAGGCCAGAAGAATTATCCTGACCAAAATTTGGGTCATCAAAATTGTCGAATGATTTAATCGATTGGTAATAGGTCAAAGAGGGGTTCAAAGTAGTCCTCTTACCTAAGGAATAACTCAGTTCATTACTCACATGAATGCCATAAAGTCCTATGTTTCCATCAATTGCAGGGCCGGCACCTATATAGTATGTCAGGTTTTTTGCTTCTTGAGCAAAGGAGCTTGACCCTAAAAAAAGAGTAAGGAGGATAAAGTGCTGAAGTATTTTTATAGTCATAAAGTTTATTTAAGTATTTGACCGAAAGCTAACAAAAAAACTTAGTTGCAATTATGGGCTACAGCTGGGGAGTCTTGTTCTTTAATTCTTCTTTGGCCTGGGATATCTTTTGCAAAGTAGCCTGATCATTTTCACTAATCAGAGCTTTGATGGAATCCAAGGCTTTGGCATAATATTCTACCCAGGTATCCAAAATCAATTGCTCATCTTTTTTTGATCCACCGCCTGCTATAGCATCTTTACTCAGCTGAAACTCGGTTTGCAATCTAGCATGGGCTGCTGATGAAAGCATCAACACGAGTTGATCGGCAGTGTGTTCGTCCGCGTTCAAAAGGGTGTAAGCCGAAACCAAGGCGGCTGTCCCTACATTTTGCATGGTTTTCTGGGAGACCTTGTCCAGACGGTCATTATCGGTGTGATAAAACTGATCCGTAAAGTGCCAAAGCAATAGTCCTGGAATATCTGCCCTCAAAAAGGGCGTGTGATCAGATCCTCCTTCAAAGGGATTGGTTTTGACCACCCAGTCTGCATACTCACCTTGCGTTTCAAAAACGCTTATGATAAAATCATTGAGGTAGTGAGGAGTCATGTCCTCGACTTTCAGTGGTCTGCCTCCCCATTCGCTATGCTTATCCTCTCCTCGTGTCCAGATAGCACTTGGGTCAGGCATTTTTTCTATCAGGAAAGTTCCACCTGTGATAGCTGTGTTTTCGCCCACCATGTCCAGGGAAATGCCCCAGTTGATGGCGGCTTCTCTTTTGTCCTTTTCTTGTATATACCGTCCTGTGGATACGATTTCGTCCCCCCAGAGAAAGGTAAGCGTGCGCTTCAGGTCTAGCTTCCCTTGTTTGATCAGATCAGCGGTAATGCTTGCCATTTCCAGTTGAGTGCCCACTCCGGTGGCGTTGTCATTGGCACCAGGTTCCTGGATATGGGCAGAAAAAACCAAGCTTTCCAGGGGTAATTCCGAGCCTTTCACATTGGCGACTACGGTCAGTTCCTCCGATTCATAAATCTTGGTTTCTACCTTTGCCAGGACTTCTACTTTGCCTTTGGCTAGGGCTGATTTTAGTTGGTCCTTGGCCCGGTAAGACAATGCAATGGCCCAGATGGGATTCTTTTCATCATACCTCAACCCTCGAAATTGGATGGAAGTGGTGTTTTTTTCTGGCTGAAGGTACTCCGGCATGTCGTATGTCAGCACTCCCAAAGCTGCATTTTCTCCTACAAAAGACTGAAGCGCTCTGAAGCTTAACTGGTCCGAAAAGATGATCTTTCCCTTGACAGCACTAGCAGTCAGTTGATCTCTAGACGATATGTAGACCACTTCAGCTCTCACTCCGGATGGGGGAGTGGAGGAGGAGTATTGGTAAGTCATATTTCGGTTGGTCTCGGAGTTGAGCAGTAAGTCATCGGTGCCGAGTATTTCCAGGGATGCAGCTACTGGCTCCCATGTTGGCCGATTCATTTTCCTAGTTTCGATTCGGTAAGTGAACCTGTCTGAGGAGGATGCATTTTCTTCTAAAACATAGCCTGCAGCTTCCAGTTTTTCAGCAATCCTATAGACGGTGGCATCAAATCCGGTGTTGCCCGCAAGTCTCCAATATTGCTCCACAAAACCAACTGTTTCATAGGCCAAATCGGCTTTGAATTCCGGGCGTACTAGGCTGAAATAGGGATTGATACTTTGATGTAGGGGGGATTTCTGCGCAAAAGAAACGCCCGAGAGACTGATTAGAACTAGGAGGAATGTTGCTTTTAAATTCATGCTGGATTAGTTTTCCGTTGCTAGTTAGTGTTTTCTAAGTGTAAAATGGAAACCGCTTAAAGAAACAGAATGCTGTGGGCTTAGGTGAAGAGGATTAATTGATTTTCTTGCCAAATTCTTTCGGGTATTTGACGGAGGCAGCGATCGCCAAAGCCGGAATCATCGCAATGCCAACCCAGATGAAAAATCCGGTATAGCCCAGCCATTCTTGGATATAGCCTGAAATCATCCCGGGAAACATCATGCCCATAGCCATAAATCCTGTGGCCAGAGCATAGTGGGAGGTCTTGAATAGTCCCTCAGCCAGGTAAATCAGAAAGATCATATAAGCGGCAAAACCGAATCCATAGCCGAATTGCTCGATCACGACCACCGTCCCTGCAAACAATATGTTTTCCGGTTGGAAATGTGCCAGCCCGATGTACAATAAATTTGGTAGGTTGAGGGAAAGTGCCATAGGGATCATCCATTTGCCCAATCCATGACGGGAAATGGCAATTCCCCCGAGAATACCGCCTAAAAGTAAAGCAATGACCCCAATAGTTCCATATAGAAAACCTACCTCCGAGGTGCTTAATCCCAGTCCACCCGTCTGTCTATCTTCCAGTAGAAATGGAGATGCCATTTTCACCAATTGAGATTCTCCTAGACGATAGAGAAGCACAAAGGCCAAGGAAATCCCTATGTTTTTCTTGGTGAAAAAGGTGCTAAAAACCTTCCCAAAACTGGCTTCCCGGGCTCTTTTTTCAGCTGTTTCTTCTACTTTTGGCGTAGCCAAAGAATTGATGAAAGTCAGCATCAGCATCAGCAAAGCGACCAGGGTCATGGTGTAGGACCAAGCCTTGCTGTTATCTCCCAGACTGGTTTCCAGATAGCCTGCTACCATTACGATGAGTCCCTGTCCGGTAATCATTCCTATTCTATAAAAAGTCCCCCGTAACCCTACGAAGAAGGATTGTTGCTCAGGTTTCAGCGCGATCAGGTACATGCCATCGGAGGCGATGTCATTGGTGGCGGAGGCAAAAGCCCCCATCCAGAAAAAGGCTAAGGTGATGAAGAAAAACTGATTGCCGGCAGTGCTTAAGCCCACTTCAAAAAAGACTAAAGAAAGGATAAACTGCATGGAAAGAAACCACTTCCGTTTGGTGCCGAAGAGATCAACTATTGGGCTCCAGATCGGTTTGATCACCCAGGGCAAATACAATAAGCTTGTGTACAAACCAATGTCCGAATTGGAGATGCCGAGCTTTTTGTACATGATCACAGACACCACAATGATGACGATGTACGGAATACCTTCGGTCATGTAAAGTGAAGGAATCCATATCCAAGGGGATTTTTGACTGGGTTTGTTCATGGTTTTCTGATCAGATTTTCATAGACACTGATTTCTGACCCTTCGATGGTTTTTGCATTTACGGCTTTTTGGTAAAATTCTGCCGGTCCCACTCCGCCTATGATGGCGTAGGCATAGCCCATTTCCCGCATGGCTTGCAGGGATTTGATCAATAGGATTCTGCCTATTCCCTTTCCGCGTTCAGTTTCTAAAGTTCCGGTGGGGCCAAAGAAGTTTTTGGCTGTGCTTTCGTAGCAGGCAAAGCCCAGGATATCATTGCCTCTTTGCGCCAGCATGCAGGTCACTGGCTGTCGGGTAAACGAAATTTCCGTTTCGGATTTCCAGTACGCTCCAAATTGCTCCAAAACCCATTCGCAAACCAGGTGCTTTTCAGGTGCTATCGCTCTGCGAAAGACTATGTTTTCCTTTTTTAACAGGCGTGACTCTTCGAGTGAAATGTCTGGCAATCCAATCAAGCGAACGAGCATGTCTTGCATAACAGTTGATTTATGGGATTTGGTATACCTGGGTCTGGACTATCCTCCCGTAATGGTCTATCCAACGAACCGCAAGATACTCGGTATTTAGACTTTTTACTTCTAGCGTTCTGGCACGCATGCCGCCTACCCACACCGGATGGATCTCCGAATCGGCCAATTGATCCAATTCGTTGGCACCTTGGATTAAGGCATATCGTATCGCCGGATCAAGCGGATTTGCCATACGAATGGTTGTCATTTCTGCATTGGCTTCCACAGAGAAGACTACCGGAGTATCGATTATCGCAGGGCTTTTCGGTTGAAATGAGGGGGGTAAAGTAGGTTCGTTATAGAGTTCTCTCTTCAGCAATTGAGCTATATCCTGGTTTTTGATTTTCATGGATTTAGCGGAGAAAAATGCATTTCCTTGTATCGTAGGTAAGGTGCGGGTATAGGAAATCTGCGAATTGATCTCGCGGGGATTGTCCCAGGCCTTGTCAGAATCTTCCCGGATTTTATAGGGGCCATTTCCGATATAAATATTTGTATTGTAGTGATTTCTGGCCCACCAGTCATTTAGAATTCTATGGGAGGCCAGCTTGTGATCCATGCTCCAGTACAGTTGAGGGATCATGTAATCTACCCAGCCATTTTTCATCCAAAGCAAGACATCAGCGTAGAGATCATCGTAGTTAGTCTGGCCGGCACGGGTAGGAGAGCCATTGGGATCTTTATCCTGATTTCTCCACACTCCAAAAGGGGATATTCCAAACTGAACCCAGGGTTTACTTTGCTTAATGGTCTGGTTCAGTGCCAATATCAATTGGTTGACATTTTCCCTCCTCCAGTCGTCCTGTGACTGACCCGGTTTCTTATACTTTTGATAAGTTGCATTATCCGGAAAATCCAGTCTCGGGACTTTATAGGGGTAAAAGTAATCGTCAAAGTGAATGGCATCTATATCGTAATTTTCTACGATTTCCTTGATTACAGCCAGCAAATGAGCTTTAACTTCGGGTAAGCCCGGATTGTAATAGTATTTCGTATCGTATTTCAGCATCCAATCCCGGTGAAGATGGTAATCATGATCCGGACTTAAATCTGAAGTGCTCAGGTTCATAGTAGCCCGGTACGGGTTGAGCCAGGCATGAAATTCCATCCCTCTGGCATGGGCTTCATTGATCATCCAAGTGAGGGGATTTTCAGTAGTATTGGGTGCTTTCCCCTGTTTTCCGGTGAGGTATTTGGACCAGGGTGCGAGATTACTGGGGTAAAATGCATCACCCGCTGTCCTGACTTGGACGATTACTGCGTTGAAGTTCAGGTTTTTGTAATAATCCAAAATCTCTATAAAATCACGCTTTTGCTTCTCATAGGCATCATCCGGAGATATCGGCCAGTCGATATTTGCCACAGTAGCGATCCATACTCCACGAAATTCTCTGGGCATCTCAGGCATCTGGTAGGATAGAGGCTGCAAAGCCACCGGCGCCATGGGCAGGTTTTTCACAGGAAGGTTAGCCCCAGTATCAGGACTGGGACTGCCATCTATTGCTCCAGAGGGCCGTTTGGTACTAGTGGCAGTCTTTTGGGATTTACAGGCAGAAAGGAGCAAGCCAAAAGCCAAGGCGATAAAGAGGTACCTTGAAAGGGATTTCATGGGGTAATAAGTTGGTTGTTGATTGGTGATCAGAGTGTCGGTACAGGTTTCAAATTTAGGTCTTCCAGATTTTCTCGAAGTTTTCTCATGAAAGCATCTCCTGGGTCTGTTTTGATGGTGCGATAGTCAGGGTCTGATTCTTTCCAAAGATCAGTGCTCTGGAAATTTTGATATTCGTGATGCCCAATCACATAGTCGATTTGGTATTTACTTTTCAGGTATCGCACGAGTTCTTCATTAGCTTTTAACTGCAGCTTAGTGAGCGGCATGTCATCACTGCCTATGTTTTCCACTCCTATGGCCAGGTAATTTAATCCGATGGTGTGTCTGGCAAAAGTAGTGTCAGGCAATAGTCTAAAAATCGTGCCGTCCCGGTCGATCAAAAACTGACTGGACACATTTAAGTTGCTCGCTCCGGTCAGATCTGCTCTACCGGCCAACGTGGGAGGATCGAAGACATCAAAAGTCACTTCTATGTTGTCAATTGCCGTCCAGTGAATGACCACCATTTTGGGGGAAATGGAAGCAGTCTCTTGGTCTAGTCCATGCCTTTCTTTCAGGTATTTCAAAGAGAGTGCTTCGCGATCTTGGTTCCAGGTGATGGGCTTGTCTATAATCCTAAAGGTGGATTTTGGGCTGCAGGACATTTGAAAAAGCGTAAATCCGAGTAAGAAAAGGCTGGTTTTGGACGTACAGAACTTCATGGTTACAATGATTTTTTGCTGCGAAAGCTGAGATTGGGAGGGGATTTAGTACAGCTAAACTACCTAGAAAAATGCAGGATAAGGAAGGAATTCTAGCAATTTTTTGCTGGATATTTCAATTTGATTATTGTTTTGCAAGTTTTTGCTGTTTTTGTTAGCTTTCCCAACTCAACCACCTTCTCCCGATGCTTAAAGAAGAAAGACACAAGTATATTTTAGACCAGGTCCACCTGCATCACCGGGTACTATTGAATGATTTGTCAGAAGCATTGAATGTCTCCATAGACACAGTTCGTAGGGATGTGAAGGAATTGGACAAGGAGAAAAAGCTGAAAAAGGTACATGGGGGCGCTACTTCATTTGGCTTTATGACCTTCACTAAAGATGACGGGAATATTTACCTGAAGTCGAAAAAGATATCGATCGCAGAGAAAACGGTTTCTTTGCTCTCGGATGGCCAGGTCATCCTGATGAGTGGGGGGACGACGAATTTGGAGGTGGCCAAATTGATTCCGAAAAAGCTGGTACTGACGGTATTTACCCCAAGTTTACATGTGGCGATGGCATTGCTGGAGCATGAAAATGTGGAGGTTATTTTTCTGGGAGGCAAGTTACTTCACGACGCGAAGTTTGCGGTAGGAGGGATGGTAGTGAATGCACTTTCCCAGCTTCGGGTGGACATGTGTATTTTGGGGACGGGCTATTTGGATGCGAAATTTGGATTGACGGAGTTTGACTGGGAGGTGATTCAGGTGAAGCAGGCGATGATACGAGCAGCCAAAAAGACGGTGATTCTGTCAGTTTCGGATAAGCTACACTCCGTTCAGAAATACAAAACCTGTGATATGACGGCAGTTCATACTTTGGTTACAGAACTTGAACCATCCGATCCATTGCTCGATTCGTTTAGGCCACTTGAGTTAATGTTGGTTTGAGCATGGTTACCTACTTTGGAATCTATAGGTCATAGCTTGCCTTTGCTGGCTAGACAGGTTTGAGTTTTTCTAGCTGCGAAATGCGCTGGGTATTTAGTGGTTATGAAAGTAAAAAAGCTTCCCATTTCTGAGAAGCCTTTCATTTATTAATTGTCTTTTTTCTTTGGGTGCTTGTCCTCATCGTGTGCACCGTCTTTGCAGCATTCGTCAAGCTTTGCGTAAGCTTTTGGGTCGCGTTTCAGAGAGTCGGCATTGTATCCTACCATTGTGATTCTCTTTCTAAGCTTGTCCGGGTCTGTTTTGGAGTCCAAGTATGCGATATTCAGTACCTTGGTTTCCAGGTCCAGATTGACCGACTTCACACCTTTTTCAAAAGTAAGATCCCTTTCTAGGGTTTCCTTACACATTTCACAAATTGCTGATGTTTTGATGCCTATGGTTTTCACTTGGGCTTGGGCAGCAAATGCAAAAGCAGCGATAATTAAGGTTAAGGTTAATTTTTTCATCTGTTTATTAGTTAAGAATTCTTAGTTGATTTTGTAGCGGATACCTGTGTAAATTACCCTTCCTGCTATTGGTCCCCAGGTCATGGAGGCGTCGAAGTTCTCCCCGAAAGGGTTTTCAGGATCTATAATTGGATTTGATTGTTTGAAATTCAAGATGTTTTCACCTCCAAGGTAAATGCTCCCCCAGCGGAAACCTCGACTTACCTGGGCATTTAGCATGAAGAAATCAGGGGATTCGCTTGGTTGCTGAAATTCTACCGGGCTTTCACTGGTGTTTGGAATCCGCATCGGTCCATTCCAGTTCAGGGTCATATCAGCCTTCCATTTATCATAGTTGGTGGCATAAGCCAAATTCATAAAGAACCGGTCACGACTTTGAAGGGGGATTTGCTGAAGGAGTCCATTGGTAGTCATCATCATTTCATAATGTTTGTAAGCTGCTTTGGCATCCAGTCTCTCGGTAATAGGAAAGCTAGCCTCGATTTGGAAACTGTTTGCAAATGATCCTTTATGGAGGTTATTGATGACTAGCAGGTCAGCACTGATGTCCCGGTCATACACTAGCTGATTGATAAAATCTGTGTAGAAATAATCGGCCACAATACTCAGTGGGCGATCATCTACAGTGAAATTTCCAGCCAGACTGACTCCTGTATTCCAGGTTTCTTCAGGCTTGAGTTCAGCATTGAAGACTAACTCTCTGGCTGAAATCCAAACCGAACTGTTTTCCATCAGGGCATTGGGCGTTCTGTATCCTTTTCCCACTGAGCCCCTTAGCGTCCAGTTTGGGATAAATTCCCATCTGGCGTGAACTCTAGGTGTGAAATAGGTACCAAAGAGATTGTGAAAGTCCGTTCTAGCCCCGGCTACGATGGTGACTTCCTCATTTGGGATAAAGTTGTATTCAAAGAATAAACCCGGAACTTTCTCAGTGCGGTACATGGCCGTGTCCAGACCAGAGGGTGTGTTGGAGTTAAAGGTCTCTTCATAATCATCGTATAGAAAACTCACTCCCGTTTTGTACTGGTGAAAGCTTGATCCCAAGATGTTTTGGTAAATGAAATTACCATAGGCTGTCTTTTCAATTCCGCTGTAAAGTCTTCTGCCAGCTCCACCCTTGAAATCCTGATAGGAAAGGGAGTACTGCAAGCCCCAGCTTTGAGTAGGCTTATTGGGATAGATCATTCCGAGTTTTCCGAATATTTCAGCTTTTCTGGTATCCATCTCATAGCCAT
This genomic window from Algoriphagus sp. TR-M9 contains:
- a CDS encoding M28 family peptidase; its protein translation is MNLKATFLLVLISLSGVSFAQKSPLHQSINPYFSLVRPEFKADLAYETVGFVEQYWRLAGNTGFDATVYRIAEKLEAAGYVLEENASSSDRFTYRIETRKMNRPTWEPVAASLEILGTDDLLLNSETNRNMTYQYSSSTPPSGVRAEVVYISSRDQLTASAVKGKIIFSDQLSFRALQSFVGENAALGVLTYDMPEYLQPEKNTTSIQFRGLRYDEKNPIWAIALSYRAKDQLKSALAKGKVEVLAKVETKIYESEELTVVANVKGSELPLESLVFSAHIQEPGANDNATGVGTQLEMASITADLIKQGKLDLKRTLTFLWGDEIVSTGRYIQEKDKREAAINWGISLDMVGENTAITGGTFLIEKMPDPSAIWTRGEDKHSEWGGRPLKVEDMTPHYLNDFIISVFETQGEYADWVVKTNPFEGGSDHTPFLRADIPGLLLWHFTDQFYHTDNDRLDKVSQKTMQNVGTAALVSAYTLLNADEHTADQLVLMLSSAAHARLQTEFQLSKDAIAGGGSKKDEQLILDTWVEYYAKALDSIKALISENDQATLQKISQAKEELKNKTPQL
- a CDS encoding N-acetylmuramoyl-L-alanine amidase, yielding MKFCTSKTSLFLLGFTLFQMSCSPKSTFRIIDKPITWNQDREALSLKYLKERHGLDQETASISPKMVVIHWTAIDNIEVTFDVFDPPTLAGRADLTGASNLNVSSQFLIDRDGTIFRLLPDTTFARHTIGLNYLAIGVENIGSDDMPLTKLQLKANEELVRYLKSKYQIDYVIGHHEYQNFQSTDLWKESDPDYRTIKTDPGDAFMRKLRENLEDLNLKPVPTL
- a CDS encoding DeoR/GlpR family DNA-binding transcription regulator: MLKEERHKYILDQVHLHHRVLLNDLSEALNVSIDTVRRDVKELDKEKKLKKVHGGATSFGFMTFTKDDGNIYLKSKKISIAEKTVSLLSDGQVILMSGGTTNLEVAKLIPKKLVLTVFTPSLHVAMALLEHENVEVIFLGGKLLHDAKFAVGGMVVNALSQLRVDMCILGTGYLDAKFGLTEFDWEVIQVKQAMIRAAKKTVILSVSDKLHSVQKYKTCDMTAVHTLVTELEPSDPLLDSFRPLELMLV
- a CDS encoding MFS transporter, which encodes MNKPSQKSPWIWIPSLYMTEGIPYIVIIVVSVIMYKKLGISNSDIGLYTSLLYLPWVIKPIWSPIVDLFGTKRKWFLSMQFILSLVFFEVGLSTAGNQFFFITLAFFWMGAFASATNDIASDGMYLIALKPEQQSFFVGLRGTFYRIGMITGQGLIVMVAGYLETSLGDNSKAWSYTMTLVALLMLMLTFINSLATPKVEETAEKRAREASFGKVFSTFFTKKNIGISLAFVLLYRLGESQLVKMASPFLLEDRQTGGLGLSTSEVGFLYGTIGVIALLLGGILGGIAISRHGLGKWMIPMALSLNLPNLLYIGLAHFQPENILFAGTVVVIEQFGYGFGFAAYMIFLIYLAEGLFKTSHYALATGFMAMGMMFPGMISGYIQEWLGYTGFFIWVGIAMIPALAIAASVKYPKEFGKKIN
- a CDS encoding TonB-dependent receptor plug domain-containing protein, whose amino-acid sequence is MKSIILFIGCLTISSLALAQNSIQGKVQSTSNEPLIGASIKILDKAQGTVTNLEGLFHLDQVADSDLLVVSYLGYEPDTLAPLFDQQMLITLEESGDTLEGVTVRAGSESVVDEAPFLNILITENELQKAACCNLSESFETNASVDVSYADAVTGTKMIQMMGLDGRYVLISREGIPNIRGLNSRLGLTFVPGTWIQSIDVGKGAGTVINGYESMTGQINVDLFKPESMDKWYLNAYLNSFGRMEVNANHQISLSEKWSSGVLFHASQLSSEIDGNDDEFMDIPKSRQLNFLNRYKYEGDRLMAQIGINLFMSDNAGGQKGFDFNSDLSTSDVYGYEMDTRKAEIFGKLGMIYPNKPTQSWGLQYSLSYQDFKGGAGRRLYSGIEKTAYGNFIYQNILGSSFHQYKTGVSFLYDDYEETFNSNTPSGLDTAMYRTEKVPGLFFEYNFIPNEEVTIVAGARTDFHNLFGTYFTPRVHARWEFIPNWTLRGSVGKGYRTPNALMENSSVWISARELVFNAELKPEETWNTGVSLAGNFTVDDRPLSIVADYFYTDFINQLVYDRDISADLLVINNLHKGSFANSFQIEASFPITERLDAKAAYKHYEMMMTTNGLLQQIPLQSRDRFFMNLAYATNYDKWKADMTLNWNGPMRIPNTSESPVEFQQPSESPDFFMLNAQVSRGFRWGSIYLGGENILNFKQSNPIIDPENPFGENFDASMTWGPIAGRVIYTGIRYKIN
- a CDS encoding glycoside hydrolase family 10 protein, whose protein sequence is MKSLSRYLFIALAFGLLLSACKSQKTATSTKRPSGAIDGSPSPDTGANLPVKNLPMAPVALQPLSYQMPEMPREFRGVWIATVANIDWPISPDDAYEKQKRDFIEILDYYKNLNFNAVIVQVRTAGDAFYPSNLAPWSKYLTGKQGKAPNTTENPLTWMINEAHARGMEFHAWLNPYRATMNLSTSDLSPDHDYHLHRDWMLKYDTKYYYNPGLPEVKAHLLAVIKEIVENYDIDAIHFDDYFYPYKVPRLDFPDNATYQKYKKPGQSQDDWRRENVNQLILALNQTIKQSKPWVQFGISPFGVWRNQDKDPNGSPTRAGQTNYDDLYADVLLWMKNGWVDYMIPQLYWSMDHKLASHRILNDWWARNHYNTNIYIGNGPYKIREDSDKAWDNPREINSQISYTRTLPTIQGNAFFSAKSMKIKNQDIAQLLKRELYNEPTLPPSFQPKSPAIIDTPVVFSVEANAEMTTIRMANPLDPAIRYALIQGANELDQLADSEIHPVWVGGMRARTLEVKSLNTEYLAVRWIDHYGRIVQTQVYQIP
- a CDS encoding phosphotriesterase family protein, whose protein sequence is MKRPIFLLTLSFIFLLSCGKSDHTAPYIHTVTGAVPLDSMGLSLIHEHMLVDFIGADAVSPHRYNQEEVIAKVLPYLLEVKAFGVKTIFDCTPSYLAKDPELLKILSEKSGIQILTNTGFYGAVAGKYLPDFVFEETAVQLADRWIAEYENGIGETGIKPAFIKISVNEEIPLREVDAKLVKAAGLTHQKTAMQIASHTGTWATAEQEVEILMQIGVDPSAFVWVHAQAEQDFQNYLQAARLGVWISLDGIGWSLDEYVERLLFAKENGFLGNVLISHDAGWYDPSKPGGGDFVPFTNIFEKLMPALNEKGFEQTDWEMLLEENPKQAFGN
- a CDS encoding GNAT family N-acetyltransferase, encoding MQDMLVRLIGLPDISLEESRLLKKENIVFRRAIAPEKHLVCEWVLEQFGAYWKSETEISFTRQPVTCMLAQRGNDILGFACYESTAKNFFGPTGTLETERGKGIGRILLIKSLQAMREMGYAYAIIGGVGPAEFYQKAVNAKTIEGSEISVYENLIRKP
- a CDS encoding heavy-metal-associated domain-containing protein, encoding MKKLTLTLIIAAFAFAAQAQVKTIGIKTSAICEMCKETLERDLTFEKGVKSVNLDLETKVLNIAYLDSKTDPDKLRKRITMVGYNADSLKRDPKAYAKLDECCKDGAHDEDKHPKKKDN